Below is a genomic region from Chromatiaceae bacterium.
TCGTCCAGGAAGCGGAGGCAGACGGCGCCACGACGGGGCTCACCAGCCTCGAACAGGCGCGCGAGCGCGTCCAGGCGCTGCGCCAACAGATCGCGAATGACCCGCAGGCGGCGTTGCGCGCCCACGCGGGCATAGACGCCACCCAGTTTAGTGCGGCCACGGCGCGTCCCAACGCAGCCTGAGCCCCGACCGATCTCGGCACAGGCGAGAACCTTTCTCGCCATTGACCCGGCCCCGCCCTGCGGACGCCGGGTTTTTCTTTGCCGCGAGGAGGCCGATTGCAAACCGCGTTTGCCCATTGGAAACTGACGCGATGCGCCTGCCCTTTCTGCTGCTGACCGCGATCGTGCTGCTCAATATCGGCGTTGCCTGCCGCACCCCGACGGCTGTCCCGGCAGATTGCACGCCAGTTGCCCCGGGACTGGTGCACTGCCCGGGCGACGTCCCGCACCGCAATGACTGACATAGCGATCAACACCCTCAGCGCGATCGGCTTTGTCGACCTTCCACAGGCCGAGTCGCTCAACCCGGCGCTGTCCGCCGCGTACTACCGGGAACACAACCGCGCCGAGGTGCGACGCAGCCACCACTTCGGCGGCCGGTACGAGAACATCTACGTGTCGGCAGATCGGCTACCGGAACTCGCCCCGGTGCGTGAATTCGCACTGTCCGCGGCGGCACAGATGCTCGGGCGCGAATCGCTGCACCATGGATTCTGGTTCAACGAGATGCAACCGGGCCAGCGGACGACACTGCACACCCATGAGGAACATGACGAGCTGTTGTCTGCCGTCTATTACCTGAGCTGCACGGCGAACAGCGGCCGCCTGATCCTGCACGACGACGATGCCTTGATCAGCGTCACGCCACGCCCCGGGCTGCTGGTGCTGTTTCCGCCCGACCTGCCTCACGAGGTCGAGGAAAACGCAAGCGATCAGGTCCGCCTCTCGATCGCGTTCAATTTTGGTCCAGCACGCCGCCCGACCGGATCGTAGAGGTCTCGAGCCGCTCGGTCTCGGCAAGCACGACCCGGCGGCCGTCGGTGGTGACAAATTCGCGCTCCCCGATGTCGCCCCGCTGAGCGCGATACTCGGCGGCGCGCCCACTGCCCGCATCGACCACGCGGATGAAGATCACCTCGCTGCGGTCGCGCCAATGCTCGTACAGCACGAAGGCCGATGCGGCGAGCATCAACGCGACCACCGCCAGCGCCAGGCCTTTCAATGGCCAGCGGCGCGCAGGTGGGTTGACAAGGCGCGGTTCGACGCGGGGCAGATGGCGCGCGCTGCGCGTACGCCAGATCAATGCCACCACTGCAATCACCGCCAGGGTGAACAGTATCTTTCCAGTCATCCGCGGATATTATCAGGCCGTCGGGTCCGGTGCTGTGCGGCTGGGGATCGACAGCATGCGGCATCGCCCGACCGGGAAATGCGCGTCGTCCCGGACGTCCTTTATCCGATATCATGCACGGCATGCGAGATATTCAGCACTGGCAAATCGTCAAAGCGAGCGGCCGCTTGTTGGCCGGTATCGTCGTGTCCCTGACGCTGGCAACCGATGCGCTGATGGCCGAGGAGCTCGCGGTCAAGATCACCCCGGAACTCGAAGGCGTCACGGTCCGCCACCAGGGCCGGGCGGTGCGCGTCCAGCGGGCGCAGGACCAGACGAATACGATCAGTCCCGCATTCGCACGCACCTCGCGGGCCTGCCCGCCATTCTGTATTCAGCCGAGTCGGATGCCCGAAGGGGTCGAGACGATCGGCGAGATCGAGATGCTCGACTACCTGCGCCGGATGTCGGAAGGCGACGACTCGATCCTGGTCATCGATTCCCGCGGACCGGATTGGCTGCGACGTGGGACCATCCCCGGGGCGATCAACATCCACTACAAGCGACTCAGCCTGAAATCCGCAGACGAAGCCGATATCGCAGCGATCCTGCGCGATCAGTTTGGCGTCGAGCGGACCGAACAGTTCTGGAACTATCGCGATGCCAAGACCCTGGTGTTGTTCTGCAACGGCCCCTGGTGCGGGCAATCCCCTACCAATATTCGCGCACTGCTGCGCATCGGTTATCCGCCATCGAAACTCAAGTGGTACCGCGGCGGTATGCAGGCCTGGGAAATGCTCGGTCTGACCACCGTGGTACCTGATTGAAGGCAGCATGAAGGACGTGCGGCTGGCCCTTGTAGCCCTGCTGATCGCGCTGACACTGACCACGGTCGGTTGCAGCGAGCCCGATCGCCCCTCGATCTCGCTGTTTCTCGCCGTGCAGCGCGGCGACCTCGACCAGCTCGAACGACACATCTACTGGGGCACGGACATCAATGCCGCGCTGCCCAATGGCGAGAAGCCGTTGCAGACGGCCGCTGCCAACGGTCGGATCATCATGGTACGCACCTTGCTCAAACACGGCGCCGAACTCGACACCGGCAGCCCCGCGGGCGACACGGCGCTGGATCTTGCCATCCTCAACGGGCGTACGCAGATCGCCGAGCTGCTGCTCGCGGAAGGCGCCCGGCTGGACGCCTCCGCGCTGTTGCTCAAGGCCGCGGCCCAGGGCGTGACCGATCGCGACAGCATCCGTTTTCTGATCGACCACGGCGCCGACACCGAGCGTCGCAACGCCGAAGGCGACACCCCCCTGCTGATCGCGATCCGCCAGGACAACCACCGGCTCGCCACGCACCTGGTCGGCCACGGGGCGGACGTCAACGCGCAGACCGCCGACGGTGAGTCCGCATTGGCGCTGGCGCGCAGGCTCCAGGTCCCGGAGCTGATCAGTCTGCTGCAGCGCCAGGGCGCTCGTTGATCCAGGGGTTTCCGCGCCCGGACAGCTTTGCTATGTTCGCGCGCCTCAGTAATCGTGCGATCGGAGGATCATTCATGGCGAGCAGCCCCGACGAACTGACCATCAACTACAGCGAAGGCGGCGTAGACGTCGTCAAGGAACTGGACAAGGCGGTATTGTCCAAAGGCGCCTGGACCACGATCGTGTACCGCTACCAGGACTGGGATCCGCGCAAAGAGGAATACAGCAAGGACAAGTATTCGATCCGCCGTTACCAGAAACGCAACGGCGAATACCAGCAAAAATCCAAGTTCAACATCTCGAGCCCGGACCAGGCGCAGCAGCTGATCGACACGCTGCGCAAATGGCTCGAAGGCTGACGACGCACCGGGACATGGGCGGTCAATCGGCAGCGTCGCGGGTATCGGCCAGCGCGCGCGCCTGAGGGATCCATTTTTCGCGCTCGACCCTTCCCTTGAAACGCAGGTGATCGTTGATCCAGGCGATGTTCTGCGGTGTCCAGGCGGCAATCTGCTCGAACCGCATGATGCCCAGCTCATTCAGGATCGTCGCGATCTTCGGTCCGATACCCTTGATCTGCTGCAGGTCGTCGGCCCGCCCGTCGTCGGGCGCCGTGCGCGGCGGTGCTGCCGGTTCCCCGTCGGGCGCTGCCGCCTCCCCGACCACTGCCGCATCCATCAACGGCGCCACCTGCGGCGGATCCGACTGCACCGAGGCATCCGACAGCTGCGCACGACAGGCGTCCAGCTCGGCGCGCAGTTTGACCAGCATCTCGGATTCCGCGTCGCCCGCAGCGGCCTGCAATTCGGCCAGCGCTTCCGCCAGCTGTTTGCGTTCGGCCTCGCAGGTACCGCGCGCATTGACCGCGTCATCCAACTCGGTGCGCAACGCGCGCGCATCCGCTTCCGCGTTCTTCACCCGTGTCTGCAGCGAGGCACGCAGACTGGCTGCGGCCATGCGGGTCAGA
It encodes:
- a CDS encoding 2OG-Fe(II) oxygenase; the encoded protein is MTDIAINTLSAIGFVDLPQAESLNPALSAAYYREHNRAEVRRSHHFGGRYENIYVSADRLPELAPVREFALSAAAQMLGRESLHHGFWFNEMQPGQRTTLHTHEEHDELLSAVYYLSCTANSGRLILHDDDALISVTPRPGLLVLFPPDLPHEVEENASDQVRLSIAFNFGPARRPTGS
- a CDS encoding rhodanese-like domain-containing protein → MRDIQHWQIVKASGRLLAGIVVSLTLATDALMAEELAVKITPELEGVTVRHQGRAVRVQRAQDQTNTISPAFARTSRACPPFCIQPSRMPEGVETIGEIEMLDYLRRMSEGDDSILVIDSRGPDWLRRGTIPGAINIHYKRLSLKSADEADIAAILRDQFGVERTEQFWNYRDAKTLVLFCNGPWCGQSPTNIRALLRIGYPPSKLKWYRGGMQAWEMLGLTTVVPD
- a CDS encoding ankyrin repeat domain-containing protein, with product MKDVRLALVALLIALTLTTVGCSEPDRPSISLFLAVQRGDLDQLERHIYWGTDINAALPNGEKPLQTAAANGRIIMVRTLLKHGAELDTGSPAGDTALDLAILNGRTQIAELLLAEGARLDASALLLKAAAQGVTDRDSIRFLIDHGADTERRNAEGDTPLLIAIRQDNHRLATHLVGHGADVNAQTADGESALALARRLQVPELISLLQRQGAR